The proteins below come from a single Esox lucius isolate fEsoLuc1 chromosome 7, fEsoLuc1.pri, whole genome shotgun sequence genomic window:
- the si:dkey-250d21.1 gene encoding uncharacterized protein si:dkey-250d21.1 isoform X6 produces the protein MRHAMELKMPNRCAAPNCNIYSDKSDVQFFRFPLDPERCKQWLSNCQRSDLESKTPEELHNSFKICANHFEPSLICRDSTLTTSLKEGAIPTIFDSTRQLNNPPGRNKNKRIREPVSKTEAEHASLKKAKEDDAPPVVKDEPGENSAACDLPQEDQRTDDVSNCKAKEILKIYFKETLAFTGFSIGNDANPSAEEPMGGRKGQQSLNPVCVEKIDQKEVLQFSENLMREEIRNSLRLARFFSILLQDVTNIEGKDQIPVFIRSVTVAGFPQKHLMGFLPCDADSEGLFYMLLSEIRNKWGLRMEHCRGLTYLTTGVLCQKMKDLTSRILQEFPQVVLAPSDPYAFNMWLIRSMPIPFIQKVVNTVEEVAIMLRVSPDLWKRLEGKIKTSYGHLKGEVDRIIDACQNTWEYGVDAFQTMLDILEPFLGCINEVCSAANADTSICEQMAKLKPILKNFHFIITLVVLKNTLCCVSILNPSLRGAISISSTLQYTISNALKLVNKHLQEVAIFHRKWFSDAVGRAKKLGVEVARPEESSPEMDEAGATETPLEDFYRETLSRQILQYLVAEVKRVFSTEMVRILRWLSLVPSYMADHNFSIRRDKVADANLNNLARPDTFYDELGCWEVKWRHASKRRILPTTVFATLKIPDIAFYPNVQSLLRVLGTIPCVNAEADVYGQYNMVLERYQAYLKATPPDQRLCNMAFVYVNQDVHFNVEDVVESYVEKHPEVLQLLHMVDEVIEIHPAAEPISENVGNHTLKEYVEETQEEPQDMALEMETERVEQSKCPTSETNKEALRSALQAAVTAAYNSQSRQSGEASTEQDGEVEDTLKYVSKSEMNEVLRVCEDAVREGILLEVGTSFFSIFIDRVVKLGEKNHLPLFLRFVDSFDVMRLELMGFLDVDLDCDAMSERILEIVTKEWCLDLRYCRGQAYLGSGDVSYKLKALACKIQEKYPLAICTHSSCYSFNTWWSKSTPVPSVKWALDVFEEVLMFFGSMPLLEKQLDHVIAFGLRESYEKVQELQGKFCTVWQEKHDSYEVFVQMLEPLVECLEKIKNNPQRWKSSVSLKAGALLRLIKDFDFIVPMVVLKNASSFTRELSAGLQKDHFSAASQLCQISGIVATLNRVKTNIKVFHQNWFDEACALAQSLGVQIKVPDNSSAARDSMMKPALYYKDALSVPLVDNLTNSVKDHFSEDHKEALNFLSLVPCSVTVSYMFEILKSKPPLYASDLPDSDNFFTELCCWRVKWKTKVASVTIPDTIFQTLRLPLMQYFGNINTLLRIMSVLPSTVLENCGEAMRHKMFQEYLRNTSPKDRSPCLAMLQVGTNFSRDLDRMVTKCLKVTPQALEGICLDKESKSLMKNSEVNMEVDHDKGGTEELENQQSSDKKEDQEMKAVEENGHVGDNRQSLEVVFRLAVRLGKKKCHVSELSKEDQDLLIHDLGMCHWFGRDGKVMLNVGEGDIIQLLTKSIREVILSEIQESPFFSLITDKPVEIANKSYLPVFVRYVRECFPKVELIGFLRFFETCDVNVQAKNLSATLTEDWGLQMSQCRGQAFMRIGSSCHSLKKMSLEFLESYPLSVITPSESCGLACWLAGSLHCPIVTKMLGIVEDLLLFFDQSPGLEAELAQAVDGLLNTPLEALKEIPETCCSRWKKREDFFDLLVDTLEGVLSCLDSVSFSTTGTISLHAQVLATALRDVDFVVTLVILKNACAPLRNCSTVFRCGNPADIICEVEKIVPIIETLSKMLENISTVHSPWFEEAFQLASKVAPHQVCFPEKVNFYESPEIYYRDNLSVPILSCLIDEMKYNFSDGHLKALKILSLLPTCNPQPISEPIRAESTDKLYSPYLSDLPDPDTVEQDISNWATVWKEKYQDVSPPASISEILLHPESQSHPTVTTLLRLVAVLPSVSMEWDLMKTTLNSMRTLLKNTVCKGSKTDIVMLLMHQPTVQRLEEVIEKCIEVDPESSPCLEQVKKQIEALKLESEFRGLDVNRDGKHEQTVGEHQDGISEQPSTTELKMAEAEEDAAKADDVVIEEDGVITEDIVIAEDIMQVEDVIEDVVQLEDVVIAEDDVKVEDGMLTAEVVFAENSVKPEDVVMADDDDKQDDILAEGDVKPEDVVIPEDVVIPEDVVIPEDVVIPEDVVIPEDDVIPEDDVIPEDVVIPEDVVIPEDDVKPEDVVIAEDDVKPEDVVIAEDGVKPEDVVIAEDNVKPDDIVLALDEVEPEHVVIALDNVKPEGAVIAEDGRKAEDSVMIVEDAGVNHQRQAMSFYDPPVREEILKELWDSQFFTIIMEQVVEIEGQLYVPLCIRYLDTQDTQCEETLAFVPFSQDTAVLADAIETTLSDKWGLNMEYCRGQALLSVGEIGSQVRAVSAVISQKYPLAMRTVSSALSLNVWLARSSPAVAAADCAVSVENMLKWLTEDSVRQTKLEDMIIAMFQHDEGKGNELRDRLIKNWEKSHDMHELTVEILEVVMLCLNELKNEESSSGSGQALFYFSKIRTFEFIFSAVVMKNVLGLTKKLSQSLQGKPLDVLLAMSCLPDLITSLNEFKNDIETHHKAWFKESVALASKLQVTLLHSALLEPLSQFYKMAVSQKVVEHSIAEVSELFTENVLSTLRCLEIVPYAMSKVENSSINAHVFRMYKDDMPDLASLPAEIISWREKWLDPMSGYLPATVLDTLKASDIRSFSNIETLLRLLVILPFSRRESTFRQGKKSLQGFIQQETRSLSELNLL, from the exons ATGCGCCATGCCATGGAACTCAAGATGCCCAACCGCTGCGCCGCACCAAATTGTAATATCTACTCAGATAAATCAGACGTCCAATTTTTCAGATTCCCTTTGGACCCAGAGCG ATGCAAACAATGGTTGAGTAATTGTCAACGATCTGACTTGGAGTCAAAGACCCCTGAGGAGTTACACAATTCTTTCAAAAtctgtgcaaatcattttgagCCTTCCTTGATCTGTCGTGAC aGCACTTTAACAACATCCTTGAAAGAGGGTGCTATTCCTACCATATTTGATTCTACAAGACAGTTGAACAATCCACCAGGCCGCAACAAGAACAAGAGAATAAGAGAACCAGTAAGTAAG ACTGAAGCGGAACATGCATCTTTGAAGAAAGCTAAAG AAGATGATGCTCCACCTGTTGTGAAAGATGAGCCTGGCGAGAACAGTGCAGCATGTGATTTACCGCAGGAGGACCAAAGGACAGATGATGTCTCCAACTGCAAAGCAAAGGAAATCCTTAAAATTTACTTTAAGGAAACTCTTGCCTTCACTGGATTCAGCATAGGGAACGATGCAAACCCCAGTGCAGAAGAGCCAATGGGAGGACGCAAGGGACAACAGTCTCTCAACCCTGTATGTGTTGAAAAAATTGATCAGAAAGAAGTCCTCCAGTTCAGTGAAAATCTTATGCGAGAGGAGATCCGGAACAGTTTGAGGTTGGCACGCTTTTTCTCAATTCTGCTGCAAGATGTGACCAACATCGAGGGAAAAGATCAAATCCCAGTTTTCATCAGATCTGTCACTGTGGCTGGGTTTCCTCAGAAACACCTAATGGGTTTCCTGCCCTGTGATGCAGATTCTGAAGGTCTGTTTTACATGCTGCTCTCAGAAATACGAAATAAGTGGGGCCTGCGGATGGAGCATTGTCGAGGGCTCACCTACCTTACCACAGGGGTTCTGTGTCAGAAAATGAAAGATCTTACAAGCAGGATTCTGCAGGAGTTTCCTCAGGTAGTGCTAGCCCCGAGTGATCCATATGCCTTTAACATGTGGCTAATTCGCTCCATGCCCATACCTTTCATCCAGAAAGTTGTGAATACCGTGGAGGAAGTTGCCATAATGCTTAGAGTATCCCCAGATCTTTGGAAAAGACTGGAGGGGAAGATCAAAACTTCATATGGTCATCTTAAAGGTGAAGTAGACCGGATCATAGATGCTTGTCAGAACACTTGGGAATATGGTGTTGATGCCTTCCAGACCATGTTGGACATTCTTGAGCCATTCCTTGGCTGCATCAACGAGGTCTGTTCGGCTGCAAATGCAGATACATCTATTTGTGAACAAATGGCCAAGCTCAAACCGATCCTGAAGAACTTCCATTTCATCATCACCTTGGTTGTTCTAAAGAATACCCTATGCTGCGTGAGCATCCTCAACCCAAGTCTCAGGGGAGCCATCAGCATCAGCAGCACCTTGCAGTACACCATCTCCAATGCCTTAAAGCTGGTCAACAAACATCTGCAGGAGGTTGCAATTTTCCATAGGAAGTGGTTTTCTGACGCTGTGGGCCGCGCAAAGAAGCTGGGAGTGGAAGTCGCAAGGCCAGAGGAAAGCTCACCTGAGATGGATGAAGCAGGTGCCACTGAAACCCCATTGGAGGATTTTTACCGAGAGACTCTGAGCAGGCAGATCTTACAGTACCTTGTTGCGGAGGTGAAGAGAGTGTTCAGCACTGAAATGGTCCGAATTCTGAGATGGCTCTCACTGGTGCCATCTTACATGGCTGACCATAATTTCAGTATCCGAAGGGATAAAGTGGCGGATGCGAACTTGAACAACCTCGCCAGGCCGGACACCTTTTACGATGAGCTTGGTTGCTGGGAGGTGAAGTGGAGACATGCTAGCAAGAGGAGGATCTTACCTACAACAGTATTTGCAACATTGAAAATCCCTGACATTGCGTTTTACCCGAATGTGCAAAGCCTGCTGAGAGTTTTGGGAACCATCCCCTGTGTGAACGCCGAGGCGGACGTGTACGGGCAGTACAACATGGTGCTGGAGAGGTACCAGGCCTATCTGAAAGCCACGCCACCGGATCAGAGACTGTGCAATATGGCATTTGTTTATGTCAATCAAGATGTTCACTTCAATGTTGAAGATGTGGTAGAATCCTATGTGGAGAAGCATCCTGAGGTTTTGCAGTTGTTGCATATG GTTGATGAGGTGATCGAGATCCACCCTGCAGCTG AACCAATCTCAGAGAATGTTGGAAACCACACTCTAAAGGAGTATGTTGAAGAAACCCAAGAAGAACCGCAGGACATGGCCTTGGAGATGGAGACTGAGAGAGTGGAGCAATCAAAATGCCCAACTTCTGAGACTAACAAGGAGGCACTCAGATCTGCTCTGCAAGCTGCTGTGACTGCTGCATATAACAGCCAGAGCAGACAGTCTGGTGAGGCGTCTACTGAACAGGATGGCGAAGTTGAAGACACATTAAAATATGTGTCGAAGTCTGAGATGAATGAAGTTCTCAGAGTTTGTGAGGATGCAGTCAGAGAGGGAATTCTGTTGGAGGTGGGCACTTCCTTTTTTTCTATATTCATCGACCGTGTTGTGAAGTTAGGGGAGAAAAACCATCTTCCCCTCTTCCTCAGGTTTGTGGACAGTTTTGATGTCATGCGATTGGAGCTCATGGGATTTCTGGATGTGGATCTTGACTGTGATGCCATGTCAGAGCGAATATTGGAAATTGTCACCAAGGAGTGGTGTCTTGATTTACGATACTGCAGAGGTCAAGCCTACCTAGGATCTGGTGATGTCTCCTACAAGCTAAAAGCCTTGGCCTGCAAAATCCAGGAGAAGTACCCTCTTGCAATATGCACGCACAGCTCTTGTTATTCCTTTAACACATGGTGGTCAAAATCCACCCCTGTTCCCTCAGTCAAATGGGCACTAGATGTTTTTGAGGAGGTGTTGATGTTTTTTGGGAGCATGCCGTTGCTTGAAAAACAGCTGGATCACGTCATTGCATTTGGTCTCAGGGAAAGTTATGAGAAGGTTCAGGAATTGCAAGGGAAGTTCTGTACCGTTTGGCAGGAAAAGCATGATTCCTATGAAGTCTTTGTTCAGATGCTGGAGCCACTTGTGGAAtgtttggagaagatcaagaaCAACCCACAGAGATGGAAGTCCTCAGTTTCTCTCAAAGCTGGAGCATTGCTGCGTTTGATAAAAGATTTTGATTTCATTGTGCCCATGGTTGTCCTGAAGAATGCTTCATCCTTTACCCGGGAACTGAGTGCAGGACTCCAGAAGGATCATTTTAGTGCGGCATCCCAACTTTGCCAGATCAGTGGTATAGTGGCTACTCTAAACagagtgaaaacaaacattaaggtCTTTCACCAAAATTGGTTTGACGAAGCCTGTGCCCTTGCACAGAGTCTGGGTGTGCAGATCAAAGTGCCTGATAATTCATCTGCGGCCAGGGATAGCATGATGAAGCCAGCTCTTTATTACAAAGATGCACTGAGTGTGCCTCTAGTGGACAACCTTACGAATTCTGTAAAGGATCATTTCTCTGAGGACCACAAAGAGGCTCTTAACTTCCTCTCCCTAGTTCCCTGCTCTGTTACTGTGAGTTACATGTTTGAGATTCTGAAGTCCAAGCCTCCTCTCTATGCTAGTGATCTGCCCGATTCTGATAACTTCTTCACAGAGTTGTGCTGCTGGAgggtgaagtggaaaacaaaAGTTGCGTCAGTGACCATCCCAGACACCATCTTTCAGACTCTTCGTCTGCCACTGATGCAATACTTTGGGAACATCAACACACTACTCCGCATCATGTCTGTGCTACCCAGCACAGTACTGGAGAATTGTGGGGAAGCCATGCGCCACAAGATGTTCCAGGAATACCTGAGGAACACCAGCCCCAAGGACAGATCCCCATGTCTGGCAATGTTGCAGGTGGGAACCAACTTCAGCAGAGATCTGGATCGGATGGTGACCAAGTGCTTGAAAGTCACTCCCCAAGCTTTAGAAGGTATCTGCTTG GATAAAGAATCCAAAAGTCTTATGAAGAACTCTGAAGTCAACATGGAAG TAGATCATGACAAAGGTGGAACAGAGGAACTTGAGAACCAACAGTCTTCTGACAAGAAAGAGGACCAAGAAATGaaggctgtggaggagaatgggCATGTTGGTGATAATCGACAGAGTTTGGAAGTGGTATTCAGACTGGCTGTCCGTTTAGGGAAAAAGAAGTGCCATGTGTCTGAACTTTCCAAAGAAGATCAAGACCTTCTCATTCATGATCTTGGCATGTGCCATTGGTTTGGTAGAGATGGCAAGGTCATGCTCAACGTCGGGGAGGGTGATATTATACAGCTTCTCACAAAATCAATCAGGGAAGTCATACTCTCAGAAATACAAGAGTCACCCTTCTTTTCTCTCATAACAGATAAACCAGTTGAAATTGCTAATAAGAGCTATCTTCCTGTTTTTGTCAGATATGTCAGGGAATGTTTCCCTAAGGTAGAGCTCATTGGATTCTTGCGATTTTTTGAAACCTGCGACGTTAATGTTCAAGCCAAGAATCTCTCTGCAACTCTAACTGAAGACTGGGGATTGCAGATGAGTCAGTGTCGTGGACAAGCTTTCATGCGCATTGGCTCAAGTTGTCACAGCCTGAAGAAGATGTCTTTGGAGTTCCTTGAGAGCTATCCTCTGTCTGTCATCACACCCAGTGAGTCTTGTGGACTTGCCTGTTGGTTAGCTGGAAGCTTACACTGCCCAATTGTAACAAAGATGCTGGGAATTGTAGAAGATCTCCTGCTGTTTTTTGACCAGTCACCTGGACTGGAGGCAGAGCTAGCACAAGCTGTGGATGGGTTACTAAATACACCTCTGGAGGCCTTGAAGGAGATTCCAGAAACCTGTTGCTCCAGGTGGAAGAAGAGGGAGGACTTTTTTGATCTACTTGTCGACACATTGGAAGGTGTTCTGAGTTGCCTGGATTCAGTTAGTTTTAGCACCACAGGCACTATATCATTGCATGCACAGGTACTTGCCACTGCTTTGAGAGATGTGGATTTTGTTGTCACGCTTGTGATCCTGAAGAACGCTTGTGCTCCTCTTCGCAACTGCAGCACAGTCTTCCGGTGTGGTAATCCTGCAGACATCATCTGTGAGGTGGAGAAGATTGTACCAATCATAGAAACACTCTCCAAGATGCTAGAGAACATAAGCACTGTACACTCACCTTGGTTTGAGGAAGCATTCCAGCTAGCCTCCAAGGTTGCCCCTCATCAAGTGTGTTTCCCAGAGAAAGTCAATTTCTATGAGTCTCCAGAGATTTACTACAGAGACAACTTGAGTGTTCCTATACTAAGCTGCCTCATTGATGAAATGAAGTACAACTTCTCTGATGGTCACTTAAAAGCCCTGAAAATCCTATCTCTGCTCCCCACCTGCAATCCACAACCCATTTCAGAGCCAATCCGTGCAGAGTCCACAGATAAGCTCTACAGCCCCTACTTGTCTGACCTTCCTGATCCAGACACAGTTGAGCAGGATATCAGTAACTGGGCCACTGTCTGGAAAGAGAAATATCAAGATGTCTCCCCGCCAGCTTCTATCTCTGAGATACTGCTTCATCCTGAGTCTCAAAGCCATCCAACAGTGACCACGCTGCTCAGATTGGTGGCTGTTCTACCCAGTGTCAGTATGGAGTGGGACCTCATGAAGACCACACTAAACTCCATGAGGACACTGCTAAAGAACACAGTCTGCAAGGGCAGCAAGACTGACATTGTGATGCTTCTCATGCATCAACCCACTGTTCAAAGACTGGAGGAGGTCATTGAGAAGTGCATCGAAGTTGACCCAGAAAGCAGCCCATGTCTTGAGCAG GTGAAGAAACAAATTGAAGCCCTGAAGCTCGAAAGTG AGTTCAGGGGTTTGGATGTTAATCGTGATGGAAAACATGAGCAGACAGTTGGGGAACACCAAGATGGTATATCAGAGCAACCTTCTACGACAGAGCTGAAGATGGCAGAGGCGGAAGAGGATGCTGCGAAAGCAGACGATGTGGTGATTGAGGAGGACGGTGTCATAACAGAGGACATTGTGATTGCAGAGGATATCATGCAAGTAGAAGACGTGATAGAAGACGTAGTCCAACTAGAGGATGTTGTAATAGCAGAGGATGACGTGAAAGTAGAAGACGGCATGTTAACAGCAGAAGTCGTATTTGCAGAGAACAGTGTGAAACCAGAAGATGTTGTAATGGCAGATGACGATGACAAACAAGATGACATTTTAGCGGAGGGCGATGTGAAACCAGAGGACGTTGTAATACCAGAGGACGTTGTAATACCAGAGGACGTTGTGATACCAGAGGACGTTGTGATACCAGAGGACGTTGTGATACCAGAGGACGATGTGATACCAGAGGACGATGTGATACCAGAGGACGTTGTGATACCAGAGGACGTTGTGATACCAGAGGACGATGTGAAACCAGAGGACGTTGTAATAGCAGAGGACGATGTGAAACCAGAGGATGTTGTGATAGCAGAGGATGGCGTGAAACCAGAGGATGTTGTTATAGCAGAGGACAATGTTAAACCAGATGACATTGTATTAGCGTTGGACGAAGTGGAGCCAGAGCATGTTGTAATAGCATTGGACAATGTGAAACCAGAAGGTGCTGTCATTGCCGAGGATGGCAGGAAGGCAGAGGACAGTGTTATGATAGTAGAGGATGCCGGTGTAAATCATCAGAGGCAAGCAATGTCTTTCTACGACCCGCCTGTGCGTGAGGAAATCCTCAAGGAGCTCTGGGACTCGCAGTTCTTTACAATAATAATGGAACAAGTAGTTGAGATTGAGGGCCAGCTTTATGTCCCTCTGTGCATCAGGTACCTGGACACACAGGACACTCAGTGTGAGGAGACCCTAGCTTTTGTTCCATTCAGCCAGGACACGGCTGTCTTGGCTGATGCTATTGAAACCACCCTATCAGATAAATGGGGACTCAACATGGAGTACTGTAGAGGGCAGGCTTTGCTAAGTGTTGGTGAGATAGGTTCTCAGGTGAGGGCTGTCTCTGCAGTAATATCCCAGAAATACCCCCTTGCCATGCGAACGGTCAGCTCTGCTCTGTCTCTGAATGTGTGGCTGGCCAGGTCCTCCCCTGCGGTGGCGGCAGCAGACTGTGCCGTGTCTGTAGAAAACATGTTAAAGTGGCTCACGGAGGACTCCGTTCGACAAACCAAACTGGAAGACATGATCATTGCCATGTTTCAACACGATGAGGGAAAAGGTAATGAGCTTAGAGACAGGCTCATCAAGAACTGGGAGAAGAGTCATGATATGCATGAGTTGACTGTGGAGATCCTAGAAGTAGTCATGCTGTGCTTGAACGAGCTGAAAAATGAGGAGAGTAGTTCAGGGAGTGGCCAAGCACTTTTctacttcagtaaaataagaacTTTTGAGTTCATCTTCTCTGCTGTTGTGATGAAGAATGTCCTTGGCTTGACCAAAAAGCTGAGCCAATCTCTTCAGGGTAAACCACTAGATGTGTTGCTAGCTATGAGTTGCTTGCCTGACCTCATAACTTCTCTCAATGAATTTAAGAATGATATTGAAACGCATCACAAGGCCTGGTTTAAGGAATCAGTTGCTTTAGCTTCCAAGCTGCAGGTAACGTTGTTGCATTCTGCGCTACTAGAACCCCTGAGTCAATTTTACAAAATGGCAGTTAGTCAGAAGGTTGTAGAGCACTCCATTGCTGAGGTCAGTGAGCTCTTCACAGAGAATGTCCTCAGTACCCTGAGGTGCCTGGAGATTGTGCCTTACGCGATGTCAAAGGTAGAGAACAGCAGTATAAATGCCCACGTTTTTCGCATGTACAAAGATGACATGCCTGACTTGGCCTCACTCCCCGCAGAGATTATATCTTGGAGGGAGAAGTGGTTGGATCCCATGTCCGGTTATCTTCCTGCTACTGTGCTCGACACCCTGAAGGCATCAGACATTAGGAGCTTTAGTAACATTGAAACCCTCCTCAGGCTCCTGGTAATCCTACCGTTCTCACGGAGGGAGAGTACTTTCAGGCAAGGGAAGAAAAGCCTCCAGGGATTCATACAGCAGGAGACCAGGTCCCTGTCTGAACTTAATCTTCTGTAA